From Nostoc sp. 'Lobaria pulmonaria (5183) cyanobiont', the proteins below share one genomic window:
- a CDS encoding ISH3 family transposase — protein sequence MSVSSEELAITASETLDEVIECLVENFSIETQGGCDQQTLFEILIKAASSGDSIENTAKLLKNVPTANDIRYHLNKINNFEELEAQINQALKSRIPLGLKKGSLKIAIDLNLICYYGKPTSEESAYIYRSQAKAGTHSFYAYATLYVITKNKRVTLAIRGVRQSDTSVALITYLLAELDSLKINVKKLYLDRGFFNTPVIRWLQALDIPFLMPAIKTGKKGGIKQFLKGRKSYKTTYTITRDKDDSVTFDLWIICKYRKGKRNQRGVQYFVYVTHKVRTNLDYIYQDYRKRFGIETSYRLKNICRIRTNNKNPVLRLLFVGISFLLVNIWVNLLWLRISRKRKGSRLIYRILFALKQMLAFLSQAIEQKYQVVESIYIPSG from the coding sequence TAGTAGAAAATTTTTCCATTGAAACTCAGGGGGGATGTGACCAGCAAACTTTATTTGAAATTCTAATTAAGGCAGCTAGTAGTGGAGATAGTATTGAAAATACAGCCAAATTATTAAAGAACGTTCCCACAGCTAATGATATTAGATATCATCTCAATAAAATCAACAATTTTGAGGAATTAGAGGCGCAAATAAATCAAGCGCTGAAAAGTCGAATTCCTTTAGGATTGAAAAAAGGCTCTTTAAAAATAGCGATTGATTTAAATTTAATTTGTTATTATGGTAAGCCAACATCAGAGGAATCAGCATACATATATCGAAGTCAAGCCAAAGCTGGTACTCATTCATTTTACGCCTATGCAACTTTATATGTGATTACTAAGAATAAGCGTGTAACCCTTGCAATAAGGGGTGTTCGTCAATCAGATACTAGTGTCGCTCTGATTACTTATTTATTAGCAGAACTTGACTCTCTTAAAATAAATGTGAAGAAACTCTATTTAGATAGAGGTTTTTTTAATACTCCTGTAATCCGATGGTTACAGGCATTAGATATTCCCTTTCTTATGCCTGCCATCAAAACGGGAAAAAAGGGAGGAATAAAGCAATTTCTCAAGGGCAGGAAAAGTTATAAAACTACTTATACAATAACAAGAGATAAAGATGATTCAGTTACATTTGATTTATGGATTATTTGTAAGTATAGGAAGGGAAAGCGTAATCAGCGTGGAGTTCAATACTTTGTTTATGTCACTCACAAGGTAAGAACAAATTTAGATTATATTTATCAAGATTATCGAAAACGATTTGGGATTGAAACTAGTTATCGTCTGAAGAATATTTGTCGAATTAGAACAAATAATAAAAATCCAGTTTTGAGATTACTATTTGTGGGTATATCTTTTCTTTTAGTTAATATTTGGGTAAATCTACTTTGGCTCAGAATCAGTCGTAAAAGGAAAGGTAGCCGATTAATTTATCGCATACTTTTTGCGCTAAAACAGATGTTAGCCTTTTTATCTCAAGCTATTGAGCAGAAATATCAAGTCGTTGAAAGCATCTATATTCCATCAGGTTAA